The proteins below are encoded in one region of Cyclopterus lumpus isolate fCycLum1 chromosome 8, fCycLum1.pri, whole genome shotgun sequence:
- the jpt2 gene encoding jupiter microtubule associated homolog 2 — protein sequence MTSTNMFQGLDTGTKPSSRVLQPPGGGSSNLFGGYEDDSAASRRPNKMASKLFAPPEDSQSVPTRSNPPGGKSSGIFGDPEPAARQQRHKPPGGPASNIFGAAESAPVQSASRSHPNKPKDHISLGPESKSSPALEAKVSQPEVKEVAPPAPMPAKEEPAAVPAPAVPEPPSSSSPPKKTHPTVEGKNHEPHLGPKPRSHNRVLNPPGGKSSVVFY from the exons ATGACTTCGACTAACATGTTTCAAGGGCTGGACACTGGGACGAAACCAAGCTCCAG GGTGTTGCAGCCTCCCGGAGGTGGCTCCAGTAACTTGTTTGGTGGCTATGAAGACGACTCTGCAGCATCAAGAAGACCTAATAAGATGGCCTCTAAACTGTTTGCTCCACCAGAGGACTCCCAGAGTGTACCCACTCGCTCTAATCCTCCAG GTGGGAAGAGTAGCGGCATATTCGGGGATCCTGAACCTGCAGCTCggcaacagagacacaaacctCCTGGTGGACCAGCCAGCAACATATTCGGTGCTGCAGAGAGTGCACCTGTCCAAAGCGCAAGCAGAAGCCACCCAAATAAGCCAAAG GACCATATAAGTCTGGGACCTGAATCCAAATCATCACCTG CACTAGAAGCCAAGGTCAGCCAACCTGAGGTGAAGGAGGTGGCCCCCCCAGCTCCCATGCCAGCCAAGGAAGAGCCTGCTGCTGTGCCAGCCCCTGCTGTGCCCGagcccccttcctcttcctcacctcctaAGAAGACTCATCCGACTGTTGAGGGCAAGAACCACGAGCCTCATCTGGGACCCAAGCCTCGTTCTCACAACAGGGTCCTCAACCCCCCTGGAGGAAAGTCTAGTGTGGTATTCTACTGA